From the Candidatus Hydrogenedens sp. genome, the window TGGTGGTGCTGGTGGCGGTGGAGGTGGCGGTGGCGGTGGCGGTCAAGGTGGCGGTCAAGGTGGTGGCGGCGGCGGTGGTGCCAGTGGAGGTAGCGGAGGCGGTGGTGGTGCAGGAGAATATTTAGTAGATAGGTCTAATGGTGGTGATGGTGGTGCCAGCGGTAAAGGTGGTGATGGTGGTCGAGGAGGTAATGGTGGTATAGGTGGAAGTGGAGGTAACGGCGGCAATGGCGCTAATGGTGGTGGAGCCATAATACTATCTGCTCGTGGTTTATTAAGAGTTCCATCTCTTATGACTGTTGATGTATCTTGCACATCTCCTACGACAGGTTCTTCGGGTTCTCCAGCACCTATATTAGGTCAACCAGGTGGCCCTCAAACAGGGTATCCTTCAACAGGTAGAGGTTTTGGACAATCAGGAGAACCAGGCGAAGTATTAGATTTGATACTATTTACTTTAAGAGGTGGTAATGGTGGTCGAGGTGGTGATGGCAATTTGGGAGGTTCGGGTGGAAATGGTGCTGTGGGTGGTAACGGTGGTTCCGGTGGTAATGGTGGATATGCGACACCTGGTATGGTAAAACTACATGGCTCTGTTGTTATTGCCAATAACCTTATTGTAACAGCAGGAGGTGCCAGAGATGCATCCGCAGAAAATAATGGTAAATTAACATTAATTTCTAATATGAATGATACATTAATTAATGCATATCAACCTAATACCGGTCTTTCAACACCTACTTTAGTTCGTGGTTCAACAACAAATCCTGCTATTCAGGGAATTTCCAATTTTACAGATGAACTTAGATTTCCAAATCACTATTATAAGCATCCATATATCCCACAATTACTTCAGGGACCTTCCGTTGAAGGGCTTTTGCAATCTCCATACTGGAATGAAAGTTTCGTTAATGCTATAACACCTAATCAAGTCATTCCTGCTGGGGCTCCACCTATGACCCCAAGAGTGGTATTGAAAAGACTTAATTATGGATATGGAAATAATTACAGTCCATTTAAAGAATTTGACCAAATTTTTGTAATCAATGAGTCCTCAACTCAAACATTTTCAGGTTTGTATTTGAAAGTTGACAATTCTACAGGAAATCCCCCTGCTTCTCCTGTGAAGATTAACAATGGAACAGGAGAACTTGCTCCTGGTCAGATATGGACAACCACAGTTCCGTATGATGCACAAGTAGTATTGTTACAATTAGCACAGATAACACAACAGCCTACGGATATTGCCGTTTGGCCCGGTGGATATGCTCAATTTAGAGTTGTTGCTCAAAGTTCGTCATCTATTGAATATCAATGGTTCAGGAATACAGATGGAACATTTAGAGAGATAATAGGAGCCACAAACGATTCGTATGAAATTTTGACTGTATCTGAAGCATTACAAGGATGGTATAGAGTACGGCTTAGAAATAATGCGGGTGATGTATTCTCAAGAGATGCTTTCTTAAATGTATTAGAAGCACCTATTATTACGCAACATCCACAGGATGTAAATGAATATCCGAATATGTTAGTTTCGTTTAATGTGGAAACATTAAAACCAACCGACCCACCTCCAGCACCGGGAATTGACCCAACAATAGATTATACTATTGTAAGCAGAGGTTATCAGTGGCAGTTTGCTCCACAGTTAGAACCACCTGAATTACCGCCCGAGACAGTTCCTCCAAGTGAAAATTTCTATGATTTGCCAGGGGCTGATGCAAGAGAGAAAACATATAACATAGCATCAATAAGTGAGGCAAATCAAGGGTGGTATCGAGTTAAAGTAATGAATGATTCTGGAACAGCGATTTCAAATCCTGCAAAACTGAATGTGTATGATGGCGTTCGAATTTTAGAACAACCTATAAGTATATCGGCGCCACCTCATGCTAATGTTACATTCCAGACGCGTGTAACGGGTGCTTTACCTATTTGGTGGCAATGGCAAAAGGCACCCTCTGCAAGTGGTCCATGGTCAAATATTCCCGGACAAACCGGTTCATATCCAATAGGAACTTCACCCAGTGGAAATCCTCCAGGATTTACAATTACAGCCAATATTCTTGATGTTATTGAGAATGCATATTATCGTTGTAGAGTATTTAATGGTGGAAATCTGTTGGGTGTTCCTACGGACGCTGCTTACTTAGAGATTCGTGACCCGGCTATAATGGTTCAGCCTACATCTAAATCTGTAAATCCGGGACAGGCTGTAAACTTTGTTGTTTCAGCAGGTAGTTCCGGTGTTCTGACTTATAGATGGTATTTCTTCCCGGCTGATTTAGACGGTGAGACAATGCCTCCTCCGCCGGAAGTATGTGATGATGCACAACCTTGCACAGAAAACATTATATATCAAGGTTCTGGTCCTGCCTATGCTATCTACAATATTTACGGTCCTCCATTAGGACAAGGAGCCCAAGAAGCAAACGAAGGTTATTACTATGTCCGTGTAGATAATTCGATGGGACATGTAGAATCTGCTGTTGTTTACTTAAAGGTAAATGATCCGCCTACGATTATTACTCAACCCGCTAATGCACAAGTGGATGAAGGAGGCGCTATTACTTTATCCGTTACAGCATATAGCGGAACAAATGTAACATATCAATGGCGTTTGGGTGGGTCTAACTTGACCAGTGATGGAGTTCATATATTTGGTGCAACACTCAGTGCGTTACCTGGAACTACAACAAGTACATTACAAATACTTGGTGCTCGTGTAGAAGACGAAGGGTATTATGATGTCGTGATTACAAATTCCGCTGGATATGTAATATCACAACAAGCCTATTTAATTGTGGGTGACCCGTTAGAGATTGTAGGAACAGAGAATCCGGGTAAGGCATATATAAATACAGGAGAAGTAAGATTAAGTGTAACGACACAAGGTGGAAAAGGAACAAGGACCTACCAGTGGTATAAGAATGGTACAGGTCCGTCCAATGCAATTGGCAATCCTATTTTAAGTAATGCAGACCCGTATACTGCATATCTGACCTTGTATGATGTTACTCTTGCTGATTCCGGAGTTTACTACTGCAGTATTACGGATGCTCGTGGAACTATCTGGACATCAGGGTTGCAGTTAACTATTTATGAACATCTATCAACGCCGGTTATATCAGGTGACCCAGAAATCGAAAAGAAAGTGGGTGAATCATACACATTTGAAGTAATCGTAAGTGGAGGTGTCCCGCCATTACATTACTTATGGCAACATGATGACCTCCAAACAAAGACTGTATATACAGTTGGAGGGGATTCTTCAATATTATCTCTGGACGACTTACAGGTAGAAGATTCGGGTGACTATTATGTTGTTGTAAGTGATAGTGGTGAAACATGGAATGAAGAAACACAACAGTATGAACCCGAAACCAAAGTATCGAATCGGATACGGTTGAATGTTTCACCAGAAATTCCTGCAGGTAATGTGTTAGGTTATATTACCCTTGTGATGATAATTGCCATAATGGGTGTATATATTGCGAAACGGTTTGAAAAAAGAGCAAGAAAACAACATAGTTAGATTTTTTGAAAACTTGTAATATAGCCAGGACTGCTGGATATTATTTATCCAGCAGTCCTTTATTTTATAACTAACAAAAAATATTATTAAAAGGATAAGATATGCTTACTATAGTCAGTTTTCTTTTTTGTTCTTCGATGTTTATTTTTAATCAAACGCAATCATTTGTACAAGAAGATAGCAAAATTTTGCCTGTTTATCAATTAACTTTTTCAGCCAAGAATCACGAATTAGATAATAACGACAATTTTTCATACGATGACAAATTTATTTGTTATGATACGAGAGGCACATTAGGTTATGGAATAGAAAATTGCACGAGTATTGAAGTAGTGGAAATTAATACAGGGAAAGAAATAAAAATATATCAGCCTGATAAAATACGGTTGGGAGTAAAGCCCGCTCCGGGAATTGGTGCCGTTTCGTTTCATCCAAAAGAATATACATTAGTTTTCATTCATGGACCTGAAATTAAGAATCTCTATAATCCCATTCAAAGTGAAGATATTTATTCAAAAATGAATCGGCGAGGTTGTATTATATCTCTTAAAGAAAATTTGAGTATTAAAAACAAAAGTTGGGTAGATTTTAGAACGGTTTCCTGTAATGTAGAAATTCCTGCTGGAGCACATAGGGGAGGCTCCCATCGTCACGAGTATTCGGCAAATGGCAAAAGGATAGGTTGTACCTATGATGATAAATTACTACCTCAATACGGTAGGACAATAGCATATTTTGAGGAGACAAGCAAATTTTTACCAGATGCAAATTACTATTTTGCAGTACTTGTAAGAATAGTTCCAATGGATAAGGCTCAGGAAGGAGATTTTGTAAAAGCATTAGGTGATTCATGGGTTGATAATGAAGGAAAATGGAGGGCATTTATTGGCACAGTCAAAGAAGGAGGTTCTTTTGTAGATTATTTATGCATGGTTGAAATACCCGATAATGTGGATATTAAAACTTCAAGTTCTGGAGATTGTCAAACATATCCAGAACCTCCCAAAGGCCTTAATATACATAAAATTACAAAAGTAAATTGTTCAGGAATTGTTCGTGCTTCTTATGATGGGAGAAAAGTTGCTTATCTTGATAAAGATAGGGAAGGGAAAACGCAGATTTTTATGGTAGTAAAGAACAAGCATGAGGATAAGGAGACATTTCAAGATTCGATACCTGTTCAAGTTACCTTTTTACCGTATGGTGTTGAAGATAATATAAGATGGCACCCTTCTGGAAATGTAATATTTACAATCAGCGAAGGGGCTGTTATTGCTGTCTGTGTTAAGGAAGGAGAAAACTTTGGGAAGTCTGTTTTTATCACACCTAAATACAAAATAAACAAGCCTTATGCGTTGGTAGTATCAAGAAAAGGGGATTATTTAGCCTTTAATCGTTGTGTCCCCACTTATGATGAGATAGGTATTAGATTGCTCTCATCTGAAGGAAAAGATTTCTCCCAAATATTTCTATTGGAATGTAAAGATAATGATATAGAGGGTCTATTTAAAATAGAGTAAAAAATTTACTGGGATGTGATTTTTTGTATTATAACGCCTGCGGATATTAAACCAAATATTCCGGGGAGATAAGAAACACTTCCAATTATTTTTTTTCGTACATTGTTATTTATTGTTATAAAATTATTATAGTTAGTATCTATCGGTTTTTGTTTTGGAACTTCTGTCGAAAAAACACAGGTGATATTACGGGTTATACCGCGTTTCCTTAATTCTACTCGAACATTTTTAGCTAATGGGCAAGTATGTGTTTTTGAAATATCATCTACTGTAATAGACAAGGGGTCTATTTTCATACCTGCACCCATACATGAAACCGTAAATATTTGTTCCTCATGTAATGCAACTAATAAATCTATTTTTGAACTAAGGGTATCAATAGCGTCAATAGCAAAACAAAATCTTTTCTGTAAGATTTCAGAAATATTCTCAGAAGTTATAAATGTAGGGAATTTGTAAATGGTTATATTCGGATTTATTTTTAACATACGTTCCTCTGCTACATCCACTTTGTATTTCCCTATATCAGGATATGTGGCTAATATTTGTCGGTTTATATTAGATTCTTCAATTCGGTCATAATCCACAATAGTAATAGTCCCAATACCTGCTCTTGCGAGGGCTTCTAATGCATACGAGCCAACGCCTCCCAAACCAAATACCGCAACATGGGCAGATTGTAATTTTTTAAATTTTTCTTTTCCTAATAAGGTGACTGTTCGTTGAGAAAAGTTTATTTCCATTATTAAAAAATCCTTTTAATTTTTCAATAGAGGAATAAAAAAAATATAAATTTCGTTTTTTACAACGAAACTAAAAACTGTTAGTAAGTTTAACATGAAACCCAAATAGAGGAGAAAATGATATGCCCTATCAATTACCTTCATTACCTTATGCGTATGATGCTTTAGAACCGTATATTGACACAAGAACGATGGAGATACACCATCAGAAGCACCATGGGACCTATGTAGATACTGTTAATAAAGCATTGGAGACATTACCACAATTTGCCGGTCTATCTGTTGAAGATTTATTAAAGCGTGTAAACGAAGTCCCTGAGGAAAAAAGACAGGTTGTGATTAATCATGGGGGTGGACATTCTAATCACAGTTTGTTCTGGGAGATTATGTCTCCAAAAGGAGGAGGACAACCTAAAGACGACCTGTTAAAGGCGATTGAAAAACAATTTGGAAGTTACCTATCATTTAAGGAAACATTTGAAAATTCCGCTAAAACTCGATTTGGTAGTGGTTGGGCTTGGCTTGTTGTTAATCTTGCTGATGGAGGACTTAAAATTTACAGCACAGCAAACCAAGATTCCCCAATCTTACAGGGACATATTCCTATTTTAGGATTGGATGTGTGGGAGCATGCTTATTATTTGAAATATCAAAATCGTCGCCCTGAATATATATCTGCTTTTTGGAATATTGTTTATTGGGATAAGGTATATGAACTCTGGAAACAAGCAGTAAAATAAGAACAGAAAATAAATTAGAGGTTAGAGAAGAGCATATTTCTATATGCTTTTCTCTTTTTTTATGTTCATTATGAATTCACTTATTTTTGTAGTTACCAGGTCTCGGTCATAGTCCCAGAAGATTACATGATCGGAATTATCTAACCAAACCATTTCTTTTTGTTGAGATTGGATTTTTTCAAAAACTTGAGCAACAGCATTAGGACATGCAACGCTATCCTTTTTAGAGTGAATTACAAGTGTAGGACAGGTTATTTGAGCTAAAATGGCATCTCTTTTTGCCCTTTCTGCAATTTCCATAGCCACAAGTCCTGCCTTTGAAGGAATCCAATGGTAGGATATAATTTTTGTAGCGACTTCCTGACGCAATATAGGTTGCTGTTCTGGTGGAGTGAATACCCATCGAACGAAAGGGGATAGGTATTGTATCCATTTTTCAGGTGGCAAAATGAGTTTGGGATTCGGTGTTATCCCATAGTAAGGGCTGGCAAGAATTAGTCCATCGAAATTTGTTTTTGCATAAGAAAGTGTGGACAAAGCACCTCCCATAGAATGGCCTAAAACGATTACAGATTTATATAGTTTTTTCAAATCTATAATATTATCTACTACCGCTTCCAAAAGGATATCTACGGATACTTTTTCAAAATCCAATGGAGAAGTACCATGTCCAGGTAAAAGAATGGCTTTAACAAAAATATCTAATTCGGCAAGTTTTTGAGGTAAGTTTTCAAAGTTGTTAGGGCAACCGGCAAACCCGTGAACCATTAATAATGCAGTATTGGAATACGGATTACCTAATTCTAAGGGTTCTGCACCTTTTAATATTTTTGTTGTAGGATTTCGGGGCAATTGTAGGTCATAGTTTTTAACTTTTTTTGAACTAAAAAAAGCAAGGTCAAACTTCGGCATTGCATATTCCTGATTAATTGTGGAACATTTTTTAGTGTTTATACATAAACATAAGGGCTTACTAAAGAGAATGGTGGATTTGGCTTATAACAAGCACCATAGAAGAATAAATCAACGAGACCTTCTGCCAATTCTGCAGTGAGATGTAATTCGGGTCTGTCTGATTTTGCCATGACATGCATGTCCATAATGCCCAGGAAAGCAAGTGTTAGAGCCCTTGCATCTCCTCCGGATAAGTCTGCTTTTTCCAGACCCTCTTTCATGATAGATTCAATGATTTTGAAACGCTGTCT encodes:
- a CDS encoding tRNA threonylcarbamoyladenosine dehydratase, with protein sequence MEINFSQRTVTLLGKEKFKKLQSAHVAVFGLGGVGSYALEALARAGIGTITIVDYDRIEESNINRQILATYPDIGKYKVDVAEERMLKINPNITIYKFPTFITSENISEILQKRFCFAIDAIDTLSSKIDLLVALHEEQIFTVSCMGAGMKIDPLSITVDDISKTHTCPLAKNVRVELRKRGITRNITCVFSTEVPKQKPIDTNYNNFITINNNVRKKIIGSVSYLPGIFGLISAGVIIQKITSQ
- a CDS encoding immunoglobulin domain-containing protein → GGAGGGGGGGGGGGQGGGQGGGGGGGASGGSGGGGGAGEYLVDRSNGGDGGASGKGGDGGRGGNGGIGGSGGNGGNGANGGGAIILSARGLLRVPSLMTVDVSCTSPTTGSSGSPAPILGQPGGPQTGYPSTGRGFGQSGEPGEVLDLILFTLRGGNGGRGGDGNLGGSGGNGAVGGNGGSGGNGGYATPGMVKLHGSVVIANNLIVTAGGARDASAENNGKLTLISNMNDTLINAYQPNTGLSTPTLVRGSTTNPAIQGISNFTDELRFPNHYYKHPYIPQLLQGPSVEGLLQSPYWNESFVNAITPNQVIPAGAPPMTPRVVLKRLNYGYGNNYSPFKEFDQIFVINESSTQTFSGLYLKVDNSTGNPPASPVKINNGTGELAPGQIWTTTVPYDAQVVLLQLAQITQQPTDIAVWPGGYAQFRVVAQSSSSIEYQWFRNTDGTFREIIGATNDSYEILTVSEALQGWYRVRLRNNAGDVFSRDAFLNVLEAPIITQHPQDVNEYPNMLVSFNVETLKPTDPPPAPGIDPTIDYTIVSRGYQWQFAPQLEPPELPPETVPPSENFYDLPGADAREKTYNIASISEANQGWYRVKVMNDSGTAISNPAKLNVYDGVRILEQPISISAPPHANVTFQTRVTGALPIWWQWQKAPSASGPWSNIPGQTGSYPIGTSPSGNPPGFTITANILDVIENAYYRCRVFNGGNLLGVPTDAAYLEIRDPAIMVQPTSKSVNPGQAVNFVVSAGSSGVLTYRWYFFPADLDGETMPPPPEVCDDAQPCTENIIYQGSGPAYAIYNIYGPPLGQGAQEANEGYYYVRVDNSMGHVESAVVYLKVNDPPTIITQPANAQVDEGGAITLSVTAYSGTNVTYQWRLGGSNLTSDGVHIFGATLSALPGTTTSTLQILGARVEDEGYYDVVITNSAGYVISQQAYLIVGDPLEIVGTENPGKAYINTGEVRLSVTTQGGKGTRTYQWYKNGTGPSNAIGNPILSNADPYTAYLTLYDVTLADSGVYYCSITDARGTIWTSGLQLTIYEHLSTPVISGDPEIEKKVGESYTFEVIVSGGVPPLHYLWQHDDLQTKTVYTVGGDSSILSLDDLQVEDSGDYYVVVSDSGETWNEETQQYEPETKVSNRIRLNVSPEIPAGNVLGYITLVMIIAIMGVYIAKRFEKRARKQHS
- a CDS encoding superoxide dismutase, coding for MPYQLPSLPYAYDALEPYIDTRTMEIHHQKHHGTYVDTVNKALETLPQFAGLSVEDLLKRVNEVPEEKRQVVINHGGGHSNHSLFWEIMSPKGGGQPKDDLLKAIEKQFGSYLSFKETFENSAKTRFGSGWAWLVVNLADGGLKIYSTANQDSPILQGHIPILGLDVWEHAYYLKYQNRRPEYISAFWNIVYWDKVYELWKQAVK
- a CDS encoding DUF3748 domain-containing protein; the protein is MLTIVSFLFCSSMFIFNQTQSFVQEDSKILPVYQLTFSAKNHELDNNDNFSYDDKFICYDTRGTLGYGIENCTSIEVVEINTGKEIKIYQPDKIRLGVKPAPGIGAVSFHPKEYTLVFIHGPEIKNLYNPIQSEDIYSKMNRRGCIISLKENLSIKNKSWVDFRTVSCNVEIPAGAHRGGSHRHEYSANGKRIGCTYDDKLLPQYGRTIAYFEETSKFLPDANYYFAVLVRIVPMDKAQEGDFVKALGDSWVDNEGKWRAFIGTVKEGGSFVDYLCMVEIPDNVDIKTSSSGDCQTYPEPPKGLNIHKITKVNCSGIVRASYDGRKVAYLDKDREGKTQIFMVVKNKHEDKETFQDSIPVQVTFLPYGVEDNIRWHPSGNVIFTISEGAVIAVCVKEGENFGKSVFITPKYKINKPYALVVSRKGDYLAFNRCVPTYDEIGIRLLSSEGKDFSQIFLLECKDNDIEGLFKIE
- a CDS encoding alpha/beta fold hydrolase, whose product is MPKFDLAFFSSKKVKNYDLQLPRNPTTKILKGAEPLELGNPYSNTALLMVHGFAGCPNNFENLPQKLAELDIFVKAILLPGHGTSPLDFEKVSVDILLEAVVDNIIDLKKLYKSVIVLGHSMGGALSTLSYAKTNFDGLILASPYYGITPNPKLILPPEKWIQYLSPFVRWVFTPPEQQPILRQEVATKIISYHWIPSKAGLVAMEIAERAKRDAILAQITCPTLVIHSKKDSVACPNAVAQVFEKIQSQQKEMVWLDNSDHVIFWDYDRDLVTTKISEFIMNIKKEKSI